Genomic window (Capsicum annuum cultivar UCD-10X-F1 chromosome 10, UCD10Xv1.1, whole genome shotgun sequence):
TAGCAATAATCTGAAAGAACGCCATCTAAAAGTGGATATGAAATGTTCGAGCAACTCAAACACCCGTTACAAATACACTCAACATATGGGACGAGACATGGACAAACCTACTGCTAAATTAAATGAACATCAGAAAAAAATTCTGAGGAACATTCCCACCAAGAGGTAACTTCCATGGGAGAAAATATGGAAGGTCAATACGAAGTCTAAAACTCGTTTCTATTTGTACTTCACTAACCTCCCTCCTGATAAGCTGATCCTCAGCGGGCAGACCCTGTGGATTTTGGACAAATCCAACTTGAAAATTTCTTTTACCAAGACCTTGTGATGTTACTGTGGCTCCTCTGCGGTAATATCGCCGACCAAATCCTCTTCGCGAAGGTTTACATTTTAGACACTGTTCAGATATTCCTGGTTTCATTCCACAACATTTTACATTTTCTTCAGCCGACTCCTTGCTATCCCACTTATCCGGGCAATCGAGCTGTATTTCACCTGCTACAGAAGATAAGCATTTGAAGGAATTCCATTGAATATGTTCTCTCCTTTTCACGTGTTGAACTCTTGGCTTTCTTCTGAAAGTAAATATACTAGCAAAGGCAGTAGATACTGTAAGAAGATTTCGGCAACTTGCTGGCGGGACATTTGCCCCTTGGTTTTCACTCGAATCAAGAGAGCATTTTGGAAAACTGAAATTCTTTTCTGATATCTCCTGGTTTTCCAAGCCAACTATCATGTGGGGTTTCAGCCATTGGTTATCCGCAACTGGAGTTATATGCCCCAACATCTCCCTGGACACCATGAGTAGTTTATCAGTTGACATGCAATCAAAATTGTCTATTATCGTCGCATCGTGATCAGATGAGGAACTTGCACCAGATAACGTTAACACATGAATGCCACAGTTTCTTCCGTCTGAATCAACAAGCTGGTTCTCCAAAATCACACTCTCTACACAGGATATATCTCTCGTGACATCATGGAGGGTGGGAGTGTCTTCCTCAAGTTCAATATCTAATAAATCTAGAA
Coding sequences:
- the LOC107845107 gene encoding uncharacterized protein LOC107845107 isoform X1 produces the protein MSTDKLLMVSREMLGHITPVADNQWLKPHMIVGLENQEISEKNFSFPKCSLDSSENQGANVPPASCRNLLTVSTAFASIFTFRRKPRVQHVKRREHIQWNSFKCLSSVAGEIQLDCPDKWDSKESAEENVKCCGMKPGISEQCLKCKPSRRGFGRRYYRRGATVTSQGLGKRNFQVGFVQNPQGLPAEDQLIRRERQLSKDCKANRAHDDDIHSAEAQNDPSGTLSDQSSDDTSEDDWTIGCETRGTNKDRKHRKYWSTREVLKLVEGVSEYGVGRWNDIKKMFFQSSMRRSPVDLKVDAKKKRRMRSIPRTVLNHVRNLAVIYPYSRQRRSRISSTESLASSSNVKCDNH
- the LOC107845107 gene encoding uncharacterized protein LOC107845107 isoform X2, with the protein product MSTDKLLMVSREMLGHITPVADNQWLKPHMIVGLENQEISEKNFSFPKCSLDSSENQGANVPPASCRNLLTVSTAFASIFTFRRKPRVQHVKRREHIQWNSFKCLSSVAGEIQLDCPDKWDSKESAEENVKCCGMKPGISEQCLKCKPSRRGFGRRYYRRGATVTSQGLGKRNFQVGFVQNPQGLPAEDQLIRRERQLSKDCKANRAHDDDIHSAEAQNDPSGTLSDQSSDDTSEDDWTIGCETRGTNKDRKHRKYWSTREVLKLVEGVSEYGVGRWNDIKKMFFQSSMRRSPVDLKDK